In Drosophila innubila isolate TH190305 chromosome 2R unlocalized genomic scaffold, UK_Dinn_1.0 1_C_2R, whole genome shotgun sequence, the following are encoded in one genomic region:
- the LOC117784268 gene encoding mucin-3A: MVWFSKKKSTDEARSNDQALALQDPRTRVHTTSAATSTTNTAVQNSTIIDNNKNTVTYMSTRQTVTHTQQARVTEMTTRRTPSQKELDELFAQMAMNGGGTTKTTSTTTSSKRTSPSSLYGVALRSTPSFKASSEARRSSTLVKTEQVSVSQKQGRSVTQHVETQRVVFNPPGTSKPTWPPAPNPTTTKSASSTSLTLKPLDRSYVSPYGNKSASVSSNSIFTKPTLSTPKTTVTSSIWPTASTPKTTVNSSVRPTLSTPKTTVTSSIWTPKTTVNSSVKPTLATSKVTTPKPFISLNPSQGAVPKRSSISSVSSRDAQGELKPSSLITRSTLSSVSKKKLKPAEVVIFNHEKFDNQNEFRVGSAEDVKALEKTFKALKCNVKIIPNATLDEVRSNVRKLEQKNFSDRSALVLVMLSHGQRYDTLAARDGDYKLDDDIIFPIVRNRTLQDKPKILFVQACKGSREIGAFKTDSAQPHGVPSEILKCYSTYEGYVSYRHDDGTPFIRSLCDTLKAKPHVDIATIMEEVRCLVKTYTQDAQIPTVTTTLTTKYVFGDYT, translated from the exons ATGGTGTGGTTTAGCAAGAAGAAATCAACGGATGAGGCACGAAGCAACGATCAGGCGCTGGCGTTGCAGGATCCGCGTACCCGGGTGCATACAACCAGTGCCGCAACCTCAACGACAAATACGGCCGTGCAGAATTCGACGATAATTGATAACAATAAGAATACCGTTACCTACATGTCCACACGTCAGACGGTGACGCATACCCAGCAGGCCCGTGTGACGGAAATGACAACGCGACGCACACCAAGTCAAAAAGAGTTGGACGAGCTGTTTGCCCAGATGGCCATGAATGGCGGTGGCACCACTAaaaccaccagcaccaccacaaGCTCCAAGCGCACAAGTCCATCGAGTCTTTATGGTGTCGCACTGCGATCGACGCCTTCGTTCAAGGCCAGCTCGGAGGCGAGACGTTCCAGCACCTTGGTGAAAACGGAGCAGGTGTCAGTGTCACAGAAGCAGGGACGCAGTGTTACCCAGCATGTGGAGACACAGCGCGTGGTGTTTAATCCACCAGGCACCAGCAAGCCCACCTGGCCACCAGCACCtaatccaacaacaacaaaatcagcCTCAAGTACTTCGCTGACACTGAAGCCCCTTGATCGAAGCTATGTCTCGCCATATGGCAATAAGTCAGCCAGTGTGTCCAGTAATTCCATATTCACAAAACCAACGCTATCCACGCCCAAAACCACGGTAACTTCAAGTATTTGGCCAACGGCTTCCACGCCCAAAACCACTGTCAATTCCAGTGTCAGGCCAACGCTTTCCACACCCAAAACCACTGTAACCAGCAGTATTTGGACGCCCAAAACCACTGTCAACTCCAGTGTAAAGCCGACGCTTGCCACGTCTAAGGTGACCACGCCGAAACCCTTTATCAGTCTCAATCCGAGTCAAGGAGCGGTACCGAAGCGATCTTCTATCTCCTCAGTCAGCTCCAGGGATGCACAGGGTGAGCTGAAACCTTCATCGCTAATCACCCGATCCACTTTGTCGAGTGTAAGCAAGAAGAAGCTAAAGCCGGCCGAGGTTGTCATCTTCAATCATGAGAAATTCGataatcaaaatgaatttCGGGTGGGCAGTGCTGAGGATGTCAAGGCATTGGAAAAGACCTTCAAGGCACTCAAATGCAATGTGAAAATCATTCCAAATGCAACCTTGGATGAGGTTCGAAGCAATGTGCGCAAAT TGGAGCAAAAGAACTTTTCTGATCGTTCGGCATTGGTTCTCGTTATGCTGAGTCATGGACAACGCTATGATACCTTGGCCGCTAGAGATGGTGATTATAAGCTCGATGACGATATCATCTTTCCCATTGTGCGCAATCGTACACTTCAAGACAAACCAAAGATACTATTTGTTCAGGCCTGCAAAGGATCCAGAGAAATTGGAGCATTCAAGACGGACTCAGCACAG CCCCATGGAGTTCCGAGTGAGATTCTCAAGTGTTATAGCACCTATGAGGGTTATGTCTCCTATCGTCACGACGATGGAACACCCTTTATAAGGAGTCTCTGCGATACGCTCAAAGCGAAGCCACACGTTGACATTGCAACGATCATGGAGGAAGTACGTTGTCTGGTCAAAACTTATACCCA GGATGCCCAAATACCAACTGTGACCACAACACTGACCACAAAATACGTATTCGGCGATTATACATAA
- the LOC117784272 gene encoding uncharacterized protein LOC117784272 encodes MIYLQWFCFCVDLRLGTFIVAISEIIIDLIAGGFIAFFGEAGAPDLCHKLFCIFMVMHLISAVLLFLGTLWLRPNCMLYYILLTLIKVLAMVILVISDVILLIWAPVIAFYVIMFVLGIYFWLVVYSFYAALGGDLFI; translated from the exons atgatttatttacaatggTTTTGTTTCTGTGTTGATTTGCGTCTAGGGACTTTTATTGTAGCTATATCGGAAATAATAATTGATCTGATAGCTGGCGGCTTTATAGCGTTTTTTGGCGAAGCGG GTGCACCCGATCTATGCCACAAGTTGTTTTGTATATTCATGGTAATGCATTTGATAAGTgcagtattattatttctagGCACTCTATGG ctACGTCCAAACTGTATGCTCTATTATATACTGTTAACATTGATCAAAGTATTGGCAATGGTCATTTTGGTAATATCAGACGTAATTCTTCTCATATGGGCTCCAGTTATAGCATTCTATGTTATTATGTTTG TTCTAGGTATATATTTCTGGCTGGTCGTCTATTCGTTTTATGCAGCACTCGGGGGTGATTTGTTTATCTGA
- the LOC117784269 gene encoding extensin-3 gives MKTQLALLLVLVGATAIVMARPEPPKSRYGAPPAPQKEYGPPPPAQPLPVYGPPAAFYGPPAAPTSESIVTKNVYVHVPPEEPELYPAALPIQTAVPKKHYKIIFIKAPNPPTPQRQVLPPPVQDEHKTLVYVLVKKPEEQLPVILPSPAPTEPSKPEVYFIKYKQQPKPAPQYGPPAAVPADEYGAPPAPRTLEQF, from the coding sequence ATGAAAACGCAACTGGCGCTACTTTTAGTCCTGGTCGGAGCTACGGCCATTGTTATGGCACGTCCGGAGCCACCGAAGTCTCGGTATGGTGCACCACCGGCACCACAAAAGGAATATGGCCCGCCACCGCCAGCTCAGCCCTTGCCTGTTTATGGTCCACCGGCTGCTTTCTATGGACCACCAGCTGCTCCCACATCCGAGTCAATTGTCACCAAGAACGTGTATGTGCATGTGCCTCCAGAGGAGCCGGAACTCTATCCGGCTGCATTGCCCATTCAAACTGCCGTGCCCAAGAAACACTACAAGATCATCTTCATCAAGGCACCAAATCCACCCACTCCACAGCGTCAGGTGTTGCCTCCTCCAGTGCAGGATGAGCACAAGACCTTGGTCTATGTGCTGGTCAAGAAACCCGAGGAACAATTGCCAGTGATTCTACCATCTCCCGCACCCACGGAGCCCAGCAAACCGGAGGTCTATTTCATCAAGTACAAACAGCAGCCGAAACCTGCCCCACAATACGGTCCCCCTGCCGCCGTGCCCGCCGATGAATACGGTGCACCACCAGCTCCCCGCACTCTGGAGCAGTTCTAG
- the LOC117784273 gene encoding uncharacterized protein LOC117784273, with protein sequence MVLLTKGFCCMDLNVACTIIAFTDVIINTIMAVVFEHDFSYNVWMAFLILQITSSILLMYALAAESHRFCLPFLLITFARLVWAISLFILQLYNVENYVFLASEICIIVIDSYFWITVYSFYLYCGGEALCWA encoded by the exons ATGGTTTTACTGACGAAGGGATTCTGTTGCATGGACCTAAACGTGGCCTGCACAATTATTGCATTTACTGATGTGATTATCAATACTATTATGGCTGTTGTTTTTGAGCAcg attttagcTATAATGTTTGGATGGCCTTCCTGATACTGCAAATTACTTCATCCATATTACTTATGTATGCTCTGGCTGCT GAATCACATCGGTTTTGTTTACCCTTTTTGCTTATCACATTTGCGCGTTTAGTGTGGGCCATAAGTCTGTTCATTCTTCAACTTTATAATGTTGAAAACTATGTATTTCTAGCTAGcgaaatttgtattattg TTATCGATTCCTATTTCTGGATCACTGTTTACTCATTCTATTTGTATTGTGGCGGAGAAGCCTTGTGCTGggcttga
- the LOC117784270 gene encoding uncharacterized protein LOC117784270 isoform X2, whose protein sequence is MIYTDNCCCCIDLRQGCIIISIVDVLIRGIDRFFVDRDSLLGFASVLISGTYLISCTILLVGCILTIRRLLLPYLFVALLHVLILIVECIYVVIVDDFYDYVVFDIFQAVLSLYFCLVVYSYYYSLRSN, encoded by the exons ATGATTTATACggacaattgttgttgttgcattgacTTAAGACAAGGTTGCATTATAATTTCTATTGTCGATGTATTAATACGCGGCATTGATCGATTTTTCGTGGATC GTGACTCCCTGCTGGGTTTTGCATCTGTTTTAATCAGCGGTACTTATCTGATATCCTGCACAATTCTACTTGTTGGTTGCATCTTG ACTATTCGTAGGCTACTGTTGCCCTACTTATTTGTGGCACTGTTGCACGTTCTCATTTTGATCGTTGAATGCATTTACGTGGTAATTGTGGACGATTTCTATGATTATGTAGTATTCGACATATTTCAGGCAG TTCTCAGCTTGTACTTTTGCCTGGTTGTATATTCCTATTATTATTCATTGCGAAGTAACTGA
- the LOC117784270 gene encoding uncharacterized protein LOC117784270 isoform X1, which translates to MIYTDNCCCCIDLRQGCIIISIVDVLIRGIDRFFVDRDSLLGFASVLISGTYLISCTILLVGCILTIRRLLLPYLFVALLHVLILIVECIYVVIVDDFYDYVVFDIFQAGEHVLDLSGKAFAKIVYLVLSLYFCLVVYSYYYSLRSN; encoded by the exons ATGATTTATACggacaattgttgttgttgcattgacTTAAGACAAGGTTGCATTATAATTTCTATTGTCGATGTATTAATACGCGGCATTGATCGATTTTTCGTGGATC GTGACTCCCTGCTGGGTTTTGCATCTGTTTTAATCAGCGGTACTTATCTGATATCCTGCACAATTCTACTTGTTGGTTGCATCTTG ACTATTCGTAGGCTACTGTTGCCCTACTTATTTGTGGCACTGTTGCACGTTCTCATTTTGATCGTTGAATGCATTTACGTGGTAATTGTGGACGATTTCTATGATTATGTAGTATTCGACATATTTCAGGCAGGTGAGCATGTTCTGGATTTATCTGGAAAGGCTTTCGCCAAAATTGTCTACTTAGTTCTCAGCTTGTACTTTTGCCTGGTTGTATATTCCTATTATTATTCATTGCGAAGTAACTGA
- the LOC117783883 gene encoding uncharacterized protein LOC117783883, with protein sequence MSSLQREWHLQGSRGSVYCASEPDPAGGVQYESGGLILNDTLDASKKANGVACQTTSGSLFSVVSAPPAPLPTVPTVAVALAELDVKQMQALCVPSPSPCASSCVSPARRPATLSLDAPCCPRTLHASLLEHHISELEEDDNENLLTVSSITARPLIAKSHELRSSRNQSSGTARGKCLRRGKEAERPVQRRNKQLAKDRESSTSTTESGGGVAEPPDGGYGWFIVFGAFSVQFWVAGLVKSYGVLYVEIMETFPSSTATVASWIPAILSALCLVLAPLSSALCQRFSCRSVVFVGGIFCSLGMVLSYFATSLLHLLFTFGILTGIGGGLSTTPGIVIVSQYFDKHRALANGICVSGTAAGSFVLPILIKHLVENCGFHGTLLILGGCMLHVCLSATLYRPLSDFGEQTQAQDVDSKPIGDDINPSTTGILTTSTYLDTCEVVSNELNDKFIEHLFLEECKNHLNYYASKQPAQDKSAQESDDEVKDIIGETTFIKPMKKVRSSGLLHSVEDLSTDSTWVYRKHSGTDSNRGSRRRRNVFANDETINKIQAHLEKPLSPPSVVSRGLSKSMEIPTPVSNLSELKQQQQSDGSILDSQLLESTVVYDDDDDDNDAVDEDDDDERKLKRSCCARIEMYLDISLLKDPSFILMCLSVTLMSVGCPYMLYYLPAHVISIGYNKSEAGYLVAISAVLDLCGRLGLGWLSDLHLFDLKKTYTLCILGAGLAVLTIPFAKTLILVGLSAAVYGLCLGSWYVLMPVLLADVFGTDRISSSYGLVRMFQSIGAISVPPLAGLLRDLSGDYEICFYCMGSSMLLGCAPLIVWIILEARNHRLFVHHEEEDECEEA encoded by the exons ATGTCATCCCTGCAGCGTGAATGGCATTTACAG GGTTCACGGGGATCGGTTTACTGCGCGAGTGAACCGGACCCAGCTGGTGGAGTCCAGTACGAGTCGGGAGGGCTCATTCTCAACGATACACTGGATGCATCCAAGAAGGCCAACGGCGTTGCGTGTCAGACCACAAGTGGTTCGCTGTTCTCAGTGGTGTCGGCACCACCAGCACCGCTGCCCACAGTGCCCACTGTGGCGGTGGCATTGGCCGAATTGGATGTCAAGCAGATGCAAGCGTTGTGTGTGCCTTCGCCCTCCCCTTGCGCCTCGTCATGTGTCTCGCCAGCTCGTCGACCCGCCACACTCAGTTTGGATGCACCCTGTTGCCCCCGAACGTTGCATGCCAGTTTGCTGGAGCATCATATATCCGAACTGGAGGAGGATGACAATGAGAACCTGTTGACCGTGTCTAGCATAACGGCTCGTCCGTTGATAGCCAAATCCCATGAGTTGCGCAGCAGTCGCAATCAATCTTCGGGCACAGCGCGTGGCAAGTGCCTCAGACGAGGCAAGGAAGCGGAGCGACCTGTGCAGCGTCGCAACAAGCAGCTGGCCAAGGATCGCGAGTCATCCACCAGCACCACGGAGAGTGGTGGCGGTGTCGCTGAGCCACCCGACGGTGGCTACGGTTGGTTCATCGTCTTTGGCGCCTTCTCTGTTCAGTTCTGGGTCGCTGGATTGGTCAAATCATATGGCGTCTTGTATGTGGAGATTATGGAAACATTTCCCAGCTCAACGGCCACCGTTGCCTCCTGGATTCCGGCCATTCTTTCGGCCCTCTGTTTGGTGTTGGCTCCACTCTCCAGCGCTCTTTGCCAGCGCTTCTCCTGCCGCTCCGTTGTCTTTGTGGGTGGCATTTTCTGCTCCCTTGGCATGGTACTCAGCTATTTTGCCACCAGTCTGCTGCATCTTCTGTTCACCTTTGGCATTCTTACAG GCATTGGAGGCGGCCTCTCGACTACGCCGGGAATTGTGATTGTCTCTCAGTACTTTGACAAGCATCGGGCTTTGGCCAATGGAATCTGTGTGTCGGGCACAGCGGCAGGCAGCTTTGTGCTGCCTATACTCATAAAGCATCTGGTGGAGAATTGCGGCTTCCATGGCACTCTTCTCATTTTGGGTGGTTGCATGTTGCACGTCTGCCTCTCGGCGACCCTTTATCGGCCCCTAAGCGACTTTGGAGAGCAGACACAGGCTCAGGATGTTGATAGCAAGCCCATTGGTGATGACATCAATCCCAGCACAACGGGAATACTCACCACATCGACCTACTTGGACACCTGTGAGGTGGTGTCAAATGAGTTGAACGACAAGTTCATTGAGCATTTGTTCCTGGAGGAGTGCAAGAATCATTTGAACTACTATGCCAGCAAGCAACCAG cACAAGACAAGTCGGCGCAGGAGAGCGATGATGAGGTCAAGGACATTATTGGGGAAACCACCTTTATCAAGCCCATGAAGAAGGTGCGCAGTTCCGGTTTACTACACTCTGTGGAGGATCTCAGCACCGACTCCACTTGGGTATACCGGAAACACTCCGGCACCGATTCGAACCGAGGCAGTCGACGACGTCGAAATGTTTTTGCCAACGATGAGACCATCAACAAGATTCAGGCTCATCTGGAGAAGCCATTGTCGCCACCCAGTGTGGTTAGTCGTGGTCTTAGCAAAAGCATGGAGATTCCCACACCCGTCAGCAATCTCAGCGAgctgaagcagcaacaacaatcggaTGGCAGCATTCTGGACTCACAATTACTGGAGTCGACGGTCGTctacgatgatgatgacgatgacaacgATGCCGTCGACgaggatgacgatgatgagcGGAAACTCAAGCGCAGTTGCTGTGCCCGCATCGAAATGTATCTGGACATCAGTCTGCTCAAGGATCCCAGCTTTATACTGATGTGCCTGTCCGTCACCCTCATGTCAGTCGGTTGTCCCTATATGCTCTACTATCTGCCCGCGCATGTTATATCCATTG GCTACAATAAAAGTGAAGCAGGGTATCTGGTTGCCATCAGTGCAGTCTTGGACTTGTGTGGTCGCTTGGGCTTAGGTTGGCTTTCGGATCTTCATCTTTTCGATCTGAAAAAGACCTATACATTATG CATTTTGGGTGCTGGTCTCGCTGTACTGACGATACCCTTTGCCAAGACCCTGATACTTGTCGGATTATCTGCTGCGGTTTATGGTCTTTGTCTGGGCAGTTGGTATGTGCTAATGCCCGTACTGTTGGCGGATGTCTTTGGAACGGACCGGATTAGCTCGAGTTATGGCTTGGTGAGGATGTTCCAGAGCATTGGAGCGATATCGGTGCCACCTTTGGCCGGCTTACTAAGAGATCTGTCCGGTGACTATGAGATATGTTTCTATTGCATGGGCTCCTCCATGTTGCTGGGATGTGCGCCTCTTATTGTTTGGATCATTCTTGAGGCACGAAATCATCGCCTGTTTGTGCATCATGAGGAGGAGGACGAGTGCGAGGAGGCCTAG
- the LOC117784161 gene encoding uncharacterized protein LOC117784161, which translates to MPKVRRSRKPQLIKEEIFEVTLEEPTYITDDGAHWSLVHSLDSLDKRMTIMSEQFHSLMEDFAKQKVLIRQILQKPVVTDTDLENKFPITSKKALIQINNDIEQQDRNCYIEVISQILQKKGKGVRKNLKYIIADHVTTQYNIEGVSGKESLKSLEHFYSALIESIETEGAGSPEEKLRYAILLQKSRVKKLNSVNKQKAREIIEDWRAKRES; encoded by the exons atgccgAAAGTACGTCGCAGTCGTAAACCTCAGCTAATAAAAGAGGAGATATTTGAAGTGACACTGGAGGAACCGACCTATATTACTGATGATGGCGCCCACTGGTCGTTAGTCCATTCGCTGG ATTCCTTAGACAAGAGAATGACGATAATGTCAG aaCAATTCCATTCATTAATGGAGGATTTCGCTAAGCAGAAAGTGCTTATAAGACAAATTCTGCAAAAGCCTGTAGTCACAGACACGGACCTCGAAAATAAATTCCCTATTACGTCAAAGAAAGCTTTGATTCAAATCAATAACGACATTGAGCAACAGGATAGAAACTGCTAT ATAGAAGTGATCAGTCAGATACTGCAAAAGAAAGGGAAAGGAGTgcgaaagaatttaaaatatattattgctGACCACGTCACTACGCAATATAATATAGAAGGGGTATCTGGCAAGGAATCACTTAAAAGTCTTGAGCATTTCTATAGTGCATTGATCG agTCGATTGAAACTGAAGGAGCTGGATCACCGGAGGAAAAGCTCCGTTATGCAATTCTGCTTCAAAAAAGTCgggttaaaaaattaaatagcgtaaataaacaaaaag CACGCGAAATTATAGAAGACTGGAGAGCAAAGAGGGAAAGTTAA
- the LOC117784631 gene encoding uncharacterized protein LOC117784631 — MPKVRRSRKPQPVKEQVFEGTLEEPVYCTDGSAHWSLVHSLDSIDKRMAILSDQYKSLLDDLAEQKVLITQLLNGRAYDTDLGKKFPILSKNALIQINDDIETGDRNSYINVMRQLLLPKGVRKNLRNIIADNVTMQYNIDGILGKEPLKALEHFYNALLKSIETDGVGSPEEKLRNAMQLQKKRVIKSQNKNKRKVIYKEEIK, encoded by the exons atgccAAAAGTGCGTCGTAGTCGCAAACCTCAGCCAGTTAAGGAGCAGGTATTTGAAGGGACGCTGGAGGAACCAGTCTATTGTACTGATGGTAGCGCCCACTGGTCGTTAGTCCATTCGCTGG attcgATTGACAAGAGAATGGCAATACTGTCAG acCAATATAAATCACTTTTGGATGATCTCGCTGAGCAGAAGGTGCTTATAACACAGCTTCTTAATGGGCGTGCTTATGACACGGACCTAGGAAAAAAATTCCCCATATTATCTAAGAATGCTTTAATCCAAATCAATGACGACATTGAGACGGGGGATAGGAACTCCTAT atAAATGTTATGAGACAGCTACTTCTTCCAAAAGGAGTACGaaagaatttaagaaatattattgCCGACAACGTCACTATGCAATATAATATAGATGGGATATTGGGCAAAGAACCACTTAAAGCCCTTGAACACTTTTATAATGCTTTGCTCA AGTCGATAGAAACTGATGGAGTCGGATCGCCGGAGGAAAAGCTTCGTAATGCAATGCAGCTTCAAAAAAAGCGTGTTATAAAatcccaaaacaaaaataaacggaaagtaatatataaagaagaaataaaataa
- the LOC117784630 gene encoding membrane-bound transcription factor site-2 protease, translated as MDPVVFFVVLTSIYGMMYFFDRFFKSCMHYPYDAFLRNTGLNVNFMSLHWHSSASAFNRMLIRWGSSSGSSFTRNFLVKSFNMGVVLSFLLLPVGIILLIITIFSGSDSGTSAASTSTSTASTPAVQLEILLPGVNLPLQEIGYYIATLVLCTLLHELGHALAAVLEDVPVTGFGFKLYFCLPLAYTELSHDHLNGLRWFRKLRILCAGIWNNFLFAGLCYLLISTLSITMSPFYILNKSVIVTDLTPKSPLRGERGLKLENVLTHLNDCPVTSEDSWLDCLQQAQQIRLGYCISSDFIRLNDESIDISHHSADGRLQCCEERNPNVSCFEYVEDITVDAPAEIPQHVCLNVRRTLEDASGYCRTGVCPQGYCLRPMLHNTTSILVFKRQNLEGQSIPQVIYVGQPRDVLRTVRVSGFVPQYPHLSSAWPDAWSLLLKYNVVFSIGLALINAIPCFGFDGAHITSTVIHSFLVGRVEEHAKRDLISLIITSVGSLLFGLALLKVAWLSLLRPLL; from the exons ATGGATCCTGTAGTATTCTTCGTCGTGCTGACGTCGATTTACGGCATGATGTACTTCTTTGATCGCTTctttaaa agCTGCATGCACTATCCATACGATGCCTTTCTGCGCAACACCGGACTGAACGTGAACTTTATGAGCCTCCATTGGCACTCAAGTGCCAGCGCCTTTAACCGGATGCTCATACGCTGGGGATCCTCATCCGGCAGCAGCTTCACTCGCAATTTTCTAGTCAAAAGCTTTAACATGGGAGTCGTGCTGTCATTTCTGCTGCTTCCCGTTGGAATCATATTGCTTATCATTACCATATTCAGTGGCAGCGACTCTGGAACGTCGGCAGCAtcaacatcgacatcgacagcTTCGACGCCCGCTGTACAACTGGAAATTTTATTGCCTGGGGTTAATCTGCCCCTGCAAGAGATTGGCTATTATATAGCCACATTGGTACTGTGTACCTTGCTGCATGAGCTGGGCCATGCTCTAGCTGCAGTGCTGGAAGATGTGCCGGTTACCGGCTTTGGTTTCAAG ctttatTTCTGCCTTCCATTGGCCTACACGGAGCTCTCGCACGATCATTTAAATGGCCTACGCTGGTTTCGCAAGCTTCGCATTCTCTGTGCGGGCATTTGGAATAATTTCCTGTTTGCCGGCCTTTGCTATCTGTTAATCTCTACACTGAGCATCACCATGTCACCATTTTACATCCTCAACAAATCTGTGATTGTTACCGATCTGACGCCAAAGTCGCCACTGCGAGGGGAACGTGGTTTGAAGCTGGAGAATGTGTTGACCCATCTAAACGACTGTCCAGTCACGAGCGAGGATAGCTGGCTGGATTGCCTGCAGCAGGCTCAACAGATACGTCTGGGTTACTGCATCAGCTCGGATTTCATACGCTTGAACGATGAGAGCATCGACATCTCGCATCACAGCGCCGATGGCAGGCTGCAGTGCTGTGAGGAGCGCAATCCCAATGTCAGCTGCTTTGAGTACGTTGAGGACATTACTGTGGATGCACCTGCGGAGATACCACAACATGTTTGCCTAAATGTGCGTCGCACCCTCGAGGATGCCAGCGGATACTGCAGAACTGGCGTTTGTCCGCAGGGATATTGTTTGCGTCCCATGTTGCACAATACAACCAGCATTTTGGTCTTCAAGAGACAGAATCTTGAGGGACAGTCAATCCCTCAAGTCATATATGTGGGCCAGCCACGAGATGTGCTACGTACAGTGCGTGTGTCAGGTTTTGTGCCGCAATATCCACATTTGAGCTCCGCCTGGCCAGATGCCTGGTCGTTGCTGCTCAAATACAATGTTGTCTTTAGCATTGGCCTGGCCTTAATCAATGCGATTCCCTGTTTTGGTTTTGATGGCGCTCACATCACCAGCACCGTGATACACAGCTTTCTGGTGGGACGCGTGGAGGAGCACGCCAAACGGGATCTCATCTCACTGATCATCACCAGCGTGGGCTCATTGCTCTTCGGCCTGGCCCTGCTTAAAGTTGCCTGGCTAAGTTTGCTGCGTCCGCTGCTCTGA
- the LOC117784632 gene encoding LYR motif-containing protein 2, protein MTKIPKAALSLKQFMLRQEVLKLYREIWRTTRLVPDKHSQRELREWARHDFQANRSQDDEVAIKMLLQSGRRSLTELQTSLELSGVSVKGSGK, encoded by the exons atgacaaaaattcCGAAAGCAGCACTTAGTTTGAAGCAG ttCATGTTGCGCCAGGAAGTGCTCAAGTTGTACAGGGAAATCTGGAGAACCACACGCCTGGTGCCGGACAAGCACAGTCAGCGGGAGCTGAGGGAATGGGCCCGACACGACTTCCAAGCGAATCGTAGCCAAGACGACGAGGTGGCCATCAAGATGCTGCTGCAGAGCGGCCGGCGGAGTCTCACAGAGCTGCAGACGAGCCTGGAGCTGAGCGGCGTTAGTGTCAAGGGGAGCGGCAAGTGA